The following proteins are encoded in a genomic region of Chitinivorax sp. PXF-14:
- a CDS encoding glycosyltransferase family 9 protein, producing MTPPDFTAPIKLLVIRRDNIGDLVCTTPLIASLRRHYPNARIDALVNSYNVAVLAHNPHLDHVYAYTKGKHLEHGESAFGNLLARLRLFWQLRRQRYDYIILAGNGYTGRAAGMARRLAPRHIVGFTPDGKPRDGIDRALAPPPPGIHSAEIMAPLLHPLGIEEVPPTLALAPDPAQAAAAGHELEAQAWYKPGMKIVGLHISARKPSQRWPAERFVELARRLHQGGGYGFMLFWSPGDEDNPLHPGDDRKAAQIMAALRDVPLLPYPTQRLEQLIAGLSLPDTVVCSDGGAMHVAAGLGKPIVCFFGKSDARIWHPWGVPYQLLQKDTLDVGDISVEDAEAALQRLVSA from the coding sequence ATGACGCCACCCGATTTCACCGCCCCGATCAAGCTGCTGGTCATCCGCCGCGACAATATCGGCGACCTGGTCTGTACCACGCCGCTGATTGCGAGCCTGCGCCGCCACTATCCGAATGCACGTATCGACGCGCTGGTGAACAGCTACAACGTTGCGGTGCTCGCCCACAATCCACACCTCGACCATGTTTACGCCTACACCAAGGGCAAACATCTCGAGCACGGCGAGTCGGCGTTCGGCAATCTGCTGGCACGGTTGAGGCTATTCTGGCAATTGCGCCGGCAGCGCTACGACTACATCATCCTGGCCGGCAATGGCTATACCGGGCGTGCCGCCGGCATGGCGCGCCGGCTGGCGCCGCGTCATATCGTCGGTTTTACGCCTGACGGCAAGCCGCGCGATGGCATCGACCGGGCGCTTGCCCCGCCGCCACCGGGCATCCACAGCGCCGAGATCATGGCGCCGCTGCTGCATCCGCTCGGCATCGAGGAGGTGCCACCCACCCTGGCCCTTGCGCCTGATCCGGCGCAAGCCGCCGCTGCAGGACACGAGCTGGAGGCGCAGGCATGGTACAAACCGGGCATGAAGATCGTCGGGTTGCACATCAGCGCGCGCAAGCCCAGCCAGCGCTGGCCGGCGGAGCGCTTCGTCGAGCTCGCACGTCGCCTGCACCAGGGCGGCGGTTACGGCTTCATGCTGTTCTGGTCACCGGGCGATGAAGACAATCCGCTGCATCCCGGCGACGACCGCAAGGCTGCCCAGATCATGGCGGCGCTGCGTGATGTCCCGCTCTTGCCCTATCCTACGCAGCGGCTCGAGCAGTTGATCGCGGGCCTGTCGCTGCCCGACACGGTCGTCTGTTCCGATGGCGGCGCGATGCATGTTGCCGCGGGGCTGGGCAAGCCCATCGTATGCTTCTTCGGCAAGTCGGATGCACGCATCTGGCACCCGTGGGGTGTGCCCTATCAGCTGCTGCAGAAAGACACGCTGGATGTCGGCGACATCAGCGTGGAGGACGCCGAGGCGGCCTTGCAGCGCCTCGTGAGTGCCTGA
- a CDS encoding glycosyltransferase family 4 protein: MSQTVIQINLQRHFGGGEVYTRFLTSALAHHGCRTLLVVADDAPFWRQLDLPNTTLLPVASLREVAAQLPGVATPIITHGPVDGESLAAWRRVHPVFGIAHMPLFGRNPRVFDGYSGVFAVSAYVLASLRDAGVPNPCPEPLYGVADLARFASADIGRIVQTSEYEWDMRKGRDRLLSWLEPLVEPLRRRPVFERRPGLALGIVSRITPIKQFPLLFKHIAPLLAEFPAITLDIFGAGGYASVRDLRAALPPIKSQTRFWGHQHDVGSIYRQLDFVLSGLPEKEALGLNIIEAQACNTPVLAVNAPPFTETVAHGQTGLLYRDPREDQGQELRQLLAALTAGDARPKPLNHPERLARFSFEAFVQRTGHVLDFIRQSAA, translated from the coding sequence ATGAGCCAGACGGTGATCCAGATCAACCTGCAGCGACATTTCGGCGGCGGCGAGGTCTACACCCGCTTTCTGACCTCAGCCCTGGCGCACCATGGCTGCCGCACCCTGCTGGTCGTTGCGGACGATGCGCCGTTCTGGCGTCAGCTCGATCTGCCCAATACCACGCTGCTGCCGGTTGCCAGCCTGCGCGAGGTGGCCGCGCAACTGCCTGGCGTTGCCACACCCATCATCACCCACGGACCGGTCGACGGTGAATCGCTGGCGGCCTGGCGGCGCGTGCACCCGGTATTCGGGATTGCCCACATGCCGCTGTTTGGGCGCAATCCGCGCGTGTTCGATGGCTATTCGGGTGTGTTCGCGGTGTCCGCTTACGTGCTGGCCAGCTTGCGCGATGCGGGCGTACCCAACCCTTGTCCCGAGCCATTGTATGGCGTGGCCGATCTCGCCCGGTTTGCCAGTGCGGATATCGGCCGCATCGTGCAGACTTCCGAGTACGAGTGGGACATGCGCAAGGGGCGCGATCGCCTGTTGTCATGGCTCGAGCCGCTGGTCGAGCCACTGCGGCGGCGCCCGGTGTTCGAGCGGCGGCCCGGACTGGCGCTTGGCATCGTATCGCGCATCACACCGATCAAGCAGTTTCCGCTGCTGTTCAAGCATATTGCGCCGCTGCTGGCCGAGTTCCCCGCCATCACGCTCGACATCTTTGGCGCCGGGGGCTACGCCTCGGTGCGCGACTTGCGTGCGGCGCTGCCGCCCATCAAGTCGCAGACGCGCTTCTGGGGCCATCAGCACGACGTCGGCAGTATTTACCGCCAGCTCGATTTCGTGCTGTCCGGCCTGCCGGAAAAAGAGGCGCTCGGCCTCAACATCATCGAGGCGCAGGCGTGCAACACGCCGGTGCTCGCGGTCAACGCCCCTCCTTTCACCGAAACCGTGGCGCATGGCCAAACCGGCCTGCTCTACCGCGACCCGCGCGAGGATCAGGGCCAGGAACTGCGCCAGCTGTTGGCCGCACTCACCGCCGGTGACGCACGGCCGAAGCCGCTCAACCATCCCGAGCGTCTCGCACGTTTTTCCTTTGAAGCCTTTGTGCAACGCACCGGCCACGTGCTGGATTTCATTCGACAGAGTGCCGCATGA
- a CDS encoding glycosyltransferase produces MARPRILVSYFFGPDAIPLGDSCVRALRHLGWDAEGFHAQVESPLNLHLLKWVSRLLRRLGMKDADVALWLGHDNDSMRDKALLAHVERFRPEIVLVIRGNSVSPGVLRRLKHDFGVRKIIGWWVKDPRDDCSQLLNDIQLYDEYFCIHRFGWQESETARHMVALGVDTDLYHPLPGTRQRHVATFVGGYNERRREAMHALRGLPVEIYGPGWRKPRNGWEPAIWRRVKADGIWGEALNRVYNESKVVLNITGWNAANKTGLNMRVFDVPATGAFLLTDYSDELAEYFEPGKEVETWRTPEELADKLRYYLAHDAAREAIARAGHERVLKLESFEAKMRRMLATIGEEAA; encoded by the coding sequence ATGGCTAGGCCGCGCATCCTCGTCAGCTATTTCTTCGGACCCGATGCGATTCCGCTCGGCGACTCCTGCGTGCGTGCCTTGCGCCACCTGGGGTGGGACGCGGAGGGCTTCCACGCCCAGGTCGAGAGCCCGCTCAATCTGCACCTGCTCAAGTGGGTGTCACGCCTACTGCGCCGGCTGGGCATGAAGGATGCCGACGTGGCGCTGTGGCTCGGTCACGACAACGACAGCATGCGCGACAAGGCCCTGCTGGCGCATGTTGAGCGCTTCCGCCCGGAGATCGTGCTGGTCATCCGTGGCAATAGCGTGTCTCCTGGGGTGTTGCGGCGCCTCAAGCACGACTTCGGCGTGCGCAAGATCATTGGCTGGTGGGTCAAGGACCCGCGAGACGACTGTAGCCAGCTGCTCAACGACATACAGCTGTATGACGAGTATTTCTGCATTCATCGCTTCGGCTGGCAGGAGAGCGAAACCGCGCGCCATATGGTGGCGCTCGGGGTCGATACCGATCTTTATCATCCCCTGCCCGGCACGCGGCAGCGCCATGTCGCCACCTTTGTCGGCGGCTACAACGAGCGCCGGCGCGAGGCGATGCACGCATTACGCGGCCTGCCGGTGGAAATCTACGGGCCGGGCTGGCGCAAGCCACGCAACGGCTGGGAGCCGGCCATCTGGCGCAGGGTGAAGGCCGACGGCATCTGGGGCGAGGCGCTCAACCGCGTCTACAACGAATCGAAAGTCGTGCTCAACATCACCGGCTGGAACGCCGCGAACAAGACCGGGCTCAATATGCGCGTATTCGATGTGCCTGCCACGGGGGCCTTCCTGCTTACCGATTACAGCGACGAGCTGGCCGAGTATTTCGAGCCTGGCAAAGAGGTGGAGACCTGGCGCACGCCGGAAGAGCTGGCCGACAAGCTGCGCTATTACCTGGCCCACGATGCCGCGCGTGAAGCCATCGCCCGGGCGGGCCACGAGCGCGTGCTGAAGCTGGAGTCGTTCGAGGCCAAGATGCGCAGGATGCTGGCAACCATCGGCGAGGAAGCGGCATGA
- a CDS encoding O-antigen ligase family protein, whose amino-acid sequence MKSFTSWLVPERAWEGPGLALMAALMLVLPLSHTTALRNVLAVLLIGISGWGVVVRRWPFRFPLRTPWLTYAGFALASLAWSVDRAASLGEFKSELLYALLCFLLGANWLARSSRLMRVAHAMVALTAVLLADLFAYAIVTYLRTGDWPMITGGWLAGVGKLSSYLVMALPFLLLVVARRGVLAWLAAFLLAGTAVAIYISGNRIGFFVVTAQVALGSILWWPRLLRPQRIRLVLAGLAWLAVLAGVATQQFHERALSDYGNAAADKGYASIVYQVQADPRWMIWSHTLENTRAPWWRGGGFGLTTFKHLYPELSNTPETELYSHAHNLLLNKYVQLGAPGLTLFVLLIGSVLFGLLRPPSPGIDAWRIALIMSLTGLLLKVQTDDFFNRDVGWYFWLLAGLATGLVGSQAARRDNHG is encoded by the coding sequence ATGAAATCGTTCACGTCTTGGCTCGTCCCCGAACGAGCCTGGGAAGGCCCGGGGTTGGCGCTGATGGCCGCACTGATGCTGGTGCTGCCCTTGTCGCACACAACGGCCCTGCGCAATGTGCTGGCCGTGTTGCTGATCGGCATCAGCGGCTGGGGTGTTGTCGTGCGGCGCTGGCCGTTTCGCTTTCCCTTGCGCACGCCTTGGCTGACGTATGCGGGGTTTGCGCTGGCCTCGCTGGCATGGAGCGTCGACCGCGCGGCCAGCCTGGGCGAATTCAAGTCGGAGCTGCTGTATGCGTTGCTGTGTTTCCTGCTCGGCGCAAACTGGCTGGCCAGGTCGTCCAGGCTGATGCGCGTCGCGCATGCCATGGTTGCGTTGACGGCGGTGTTGCTGGCCGATCTCTTTGCCTATGCGATCGTTACTTATCTCCGCACGGGAGACTGGCCGATGATCACGGGGGGCTGGCTGGCAGGGGTTGGCAAGTTGTCAAGCTACCTGGTGATGGCCCTGCCGTTTCTGCTGCTGGTGGTGGCCCGGCGAGGCGTGCTGGCCTGGCTGGCTGCGTTCCTGCTGGCGGGCACGGCCGTGGCAATCTACATATCCGGCAACCGCATAGGGTTTTTCGTAGTGACGGCGCAGGTGGCCTTGGGGAGCATACTGTGGTGGCCACGCTTGTTACGCCCGCAACGTATCCGGCTGGTACTAGCCGGTTTGGCCTGGCTTGCCGTGTTGGCCGGTGTGGCGACACAGCAGTTCCACGAGCGAGCGCTGTCTGACTACGGTAACGCGGCGGCCGACAAGGGGTATGCGTCGATCGTCTATCAGGTCCAGGCCGACCCACGCTGGATGATCTGGTCTCACACGCTGGAAAACACGCGTGCGCCGTGGTGGCGAGGTGGCGGTTTCGGGTTGACGACGTTCAAGCACCTGTATCCCGAGCTGTCGAATACGCCGGAGACCGAGCTTTATTCGCACGCACACAATCTGCTGTTGAACAAATATGTGCAACTCGGCGCGCCGGGGCTCACGTTGTTCGTCCTGTTGATAGGCAGCGTACTGTTTGGCCTGCTGCGCCCCCCCTCGCCGGGGATCGACGCCTGGCGTATCGCACTGATTATGTCGCTGACGGGCTTGTTGCTCAAGGTGCAGACCGACGACTTCTTCAACCGCGATGTGGGCTGGTATTTCTGGCTGCTGGCCGGGCTGGCCACCGGGCTGGTGGGCAGCCAAGCGGCGCGACGGGATAACCATGGCTAG
- a CDS encoding glycosyltransferase family 9 protein has protein sequence MASRARARLQAAPRLARSWLESRFRRRFPADPQRILIAHHLLLGDTLMLAPLLKKLRTLYPRAEIVMATPKAAVPLFAGQPYGVRALPYDPRDPGSVDALAAERGFDLALIPGDNRYSWLAYALGARYIVAHAGDRPAYKSWPVDRKVAYRSEPAPWFDMVCDLVPGPAPTPYRTDEWPVPPCLPFARPTGDYAVLHLGASSTLKLWPAERWRELALRLERHGIQPVWSAGPKETALVDAVDPGGIYPSFAGQLDLAQMWHLLAGSRLLVCPDTGVAHIGKLTGTPTVTLFGPGSASLYGAGEFWAAMPYRALTVDPFECRDQRQLFKRDIAWVRRCSRTTAQCQVPRCMLALSLDRVWQTCSELLHR, from the coding sequence ATGGCTAGTCGTGCCAGGGCACGGCTGCAGGCCGCGCCCCGCTTGGCTCGCAGCTGGCTTGAAAGCCGCTTCCGGCGCCGTTTTCCGGCCGACCCGCAGCGCATCCTGATCGCCCACCACCTGCTGTTGGGCGATACTTTGATGCTGGCGCCGCTGTTGAAGAAGCTGCGCACGCTGTATCCACGTGCCGAGATCGTCATGGCCACCCCCAAGGCGGCCGTGCCGCTGTTCGCCGGCCAGCCTTACGGTGTGCGGGCCTTGCCCTATGATCCGCGCGATCCGGGCAGCGTCGATGCGCTCGCGGCTGAACGCGGCTTCGACCTGGCGCTGATTCCGGGTGACAACCGCTACAGCTGGCTCGCCTATGCCCTGGGCGCCCGTTACATCGTCGCGCACGCAGGCGATCGGCCGGCCTACAAGAGCTGGCCGGTGGACCGGAAAGTCGCCTATCGCAGTGAGCCCGCACCGTGGTTCGACATGGTGTGCGACCTGGTGCCTGGCCCTGCGCCAACGCCGTACCGCACAGACGAGTGGCCGGTGCCGCCGTGCCTGCCGTTCGCTCGGCCGACCGGCGATTACGCCGTGCTGCATCTGGGCGCCTCGAGCACGCTCAAACTGTGGCCGGCAGAGCGCTGGCGCGAACTGGCCCTGCGTCTCGAACGGCACGGTATCCAGCCAGTGTGGAGCGCCGGCCCCAAGGAGACCGCGCTGGTCGATGCGGTCGACCCCGGCGGCATTTACCCCAGCTTTGCTGGCCAGCTCGACTTGGCGCAGATGTGGCACCTGCTGGCCGGCAGCCGGCTGCTGGTGTGCCCCGATACCGGCGTGGCGCACATCGGCAAACTGACCGGCACCCCCACCGTGACCTTGTTCGGCCCTGGCTCGGCATCGCTCTACGGTGCGGGCGAGTTCTGGGCGGCCATGCCTTATCGCGCCTTGACCGTCGATCCGTTCGAGTGCCGTGATCAACGTCAGCTATTCAAACGCGATATTGCCTGGGTCAGGCGTTGCAGCCGTACCACGGCACAATGCCAGGTGCCACGTTGCATGCTGGCGCTGAGCCTCGATCGCGTATGGCAAACATGTAGTGAGTTGTTGCACCGATGA
- a CDS encoding glycosyltransferase family 4 protein: MSKPLTILHTEASCGWGGQEIRILTEMAGMNARGHRTILLCPPEANIYREGKARGLEVHALPIGRKRLNGVGALRAWLKKHPVDVINTHSSTDSWLAALACKTLRNAPPIVRTRHISPPINNKATTRWLYQTATRFIVTTGERLRETLIRDNGYDGKRILSVTTGIDTRRFVPGDKRAARELLGLDPDAPTVGILATLRSWKGHQYLLDAFAGLADKRTRLLIVGHGPRHDAIIEQIKALGLDGRVTLPGNQDDVVPWLQAMDVFALPSYANEGVPQAMLQAMLVGLPIVTTPVGSITEAIDSGQNGLIVEPQQVAPLQAALEKLLGDRAYAEALGAAARTTALARYSTEVMLDKMEGVFRGVSTHG, translated from the coding sequence ATGAGCAAACCATTGACGATCCTGCATACCGAGGCCTCCTGCGGCTGGGGCGGACAGGAGATCCGCATCCTGACCGAGATGGCCGGCATGAATGCACGCGGCCACCGCACGATCCTGCTGTGCCCGCCCGAGGCGAATATCTATCGCGAGGGCAAGGCGCGCGGGCTGGAAGTCCACGCCCTGCCGATCGGCAGGAAGCGCCTGAACGGCGTCGGCGCGTTGCGCGCCTGGCTGAAGAAACACCCGGTCGATGTCATCAACACCCACAGCTCGACCGACTCCTGGCTTGCTGCGCTGGCCTGCAAGACGCTCCGCAACGCGCCGCCGATCGTGCGTACGCGCCATATCTCGCCACCGATCAACAACAAGGCGACCACGCGCTGGCTCTACCAGACTGCAACCCGCTTCATCGTCACGACCGGCGAGAGGCTGCGCGAAACGCTGATCCGTGACAATGGCTACGATGGCAAGCGCATCCTGTCCGTCACTACCGGCATCGACACGCGCCGTTTCGTGCCCGGCGACAAGCGCGCCGCACGCGAGTTGCTCGGGCTCGACCCCGATGCGCCAACCGTCGGCATCCTCGCCACGCTGCGCAGCTGGAAGGGCCACCAGTACCTGCTCGACGCGTTTGCCGGCCTGGCGGACAAGCGTACCCGGCTGTTGATCGTTGGCCATGGCCCGCGTCACGATGCGATCATCGAGCAGATCAAGGCGCTTGGCCTCGATGGCCGTGTCACGCTGCCCGGCAACCAGGATGACGTCGTGCCCTGGCTGCAGGCGATGGACGTGTTCGCCCTGCCGTCCTACGCCAACGAAGGCGTGCCGCAGGCCATGCTACAGGCCATGCTGGTCGGCCTGCCCATCGTCACGACGCCGGTCGGCTCGATCACCGAGGCCATCGACAGCGGTCAGAACGGCTTGATCGTCGAGCCGCAGCAGGTGGCGCCGCTACAGGCCGCGCTGGAAAAGCTGCTGGGCGACCGCGCCTATGCCGAGGCATTGGGCGCCGCGGCACGTACCACGGCGCTCGCGCGCTACAGCACCGAAGTCATGCTCGACAAGATGGAAGGCGTGTTCAGGGGCGTCAGCACGCATGGCTAG
- the msbA gene encoding lipid A export permease/ATP-binding protein MsbA: MSATDTNVSSKELYLRLLGYAKPYWRIFAVSLVAMLIASGAEAAFSWLMKLLVDENFVNSSKTMAPYVLPLAIVGLFMLRSMATFANDYASSWLSNRIVTDLRFKMFDHMLTLPVRYFDEQASGRLLTRVTNDVNNVTQAGINVLTVTVRDGSLIVWLLATMLLLDWRLTMVCFLIVPLVAGSIRLTAKRLRGLSSGQQKATGEVAQVLQESIDGQRIVKIFGGQRYESARFRQVADKLRRFGVKQTAASSLNTGVTQFLVATALAFIVYFASNRAASQHFSAGDFVAFMGAMAALFAPFKRITSVSDAVQRGLAAAESVFELLDAKPEVDGGSEVIERARGQVEFRDVSFHYQDPDRPALRHISFSVRPGETIALVGSSGSGKTTLVNLLPKFYHVSGGEIRIDGQPLEKIDLKSLRANLSLVSQEVVLFNDTVAANIAYGRADTPRDRIVAAADAAYAREFIEQMPDGFETLIGEKGMRLSGGQRQRLAIARALLKDAPILILDEATSALDTQSERQVQAALERLMQNRTTFVIAHRLSTIENADRIIVMSHGEIVEVGTHDELLAKGAHYAMLHKMQFREAEAAAE; this comes from the coding sequence ATGTCCGCCACTGACACCAACGTGTCCAGCAAGGAGCTGTATCTGCGCCTGCTGGGCTACGCCAAACCATACTGGCGTATCTTCGCGGTATCGCTCGTGGCGATGCTGATTGCCTCGGGGGCAGAGGCTGCGTTTTCCTGGCTCATGAAGTTGCTGGTCGACGAGAATTTCGTCAACTCGAGCAAGACCATGGCCCCCTACGTGCTGCCGCTGGCCATCGTCGGCCTGTTCATGCTGCGCTCGATGGCGACGTTCGCCAACGACTATGCGTCGAGCTGGCTGTCCAACCGCATCGTCACCGACCTGCGTTTCAAGATGTTCGATCACATGCTCACACTGCCTGTGCGCTATTTTGATGAGCAGGCTTCCGGCCGTTTGCTGACGCGCGTCACCAACGATGTCAACAACGTGACGCAGGCCGGCATCAACGTGCTGACCGTCACCGTGCGCGATGGCAGCCTGATCGTCTGGCTGCTGGCCACCATGCTGCTGCTCGACTGGCGGCTGACCATGGTGTGCTTCCTCATCGTGCCGCTGGTGGCGGGCAGTATCCGCCTGACCGCCAAGCGCTTGCGCGGCTTGTCGAGCGGCCAGCAGAAGGCCACCGGCGAGGTTGCCCAGGTGCTGCAGGAGTCGATCGACGGCCAGCGCATCGTCAAGATCTTCGGCGGCCAGCGCTACGAGAGCGCGCGCTTCCGGCAGGTGGCCGACAAGCTGCGCCGTTTTGGCGTCAAGCAGACCGCGGCCTCGTCGCTCAATACCGGCGTCACCCAGTTCCTGGTCGCAACGGCGCTGGCCTTCATCGTCTATTTCGCCAGCAACCGCGCCGCCAGCCAGCATTTCAGCGCGGGCGACTTCGTTGCCTTCATGGGCGCGATGGCGGCGCTGTTTGCGCCGTTCAAGCGCATCACCAGCGTATCCGACGCGGTGCAGCGCGGCCTGGCGGCGGCCGAGTCGGTGTTCGAGCTGCTTGACGCCAAGCCCGAGGTCGATGGCGGTAGCGAAGTGATCGAGCGCGCTCGTGGGCAGGTGGAGTTCCGCGATGTCAGCTTCCATTACCAGGACCCGGATCGGCCGGCGCTGCGCCACATCAGCTTCAGCGTCAGGCCCGGCGAGACGATCGCGCTGGTGGGCAGCTCGGGCAGCGGCAAGACCACGCTCGTCAACCTGTTGCCGAAGTTCTACCACGTCAGCGGCGGCGAGATCCGTATCGATGGCCAGCCGCTGGAAAAGATCGACCTCAAGAGCCTGCGTGCCAACCTGAGCCTGGTTTCACAGGAGGTGGTGCTGTTCAACGACACGGTGGCGGCGAATATCGCCTACGGCCGTGCCGACACGCCGCGCGACAGGATCGTCGCGGCAGCCGATGCGGCCTATGCGCGCGAGTTCATCGAGCAGATGCCCGATGGCTTCGAGACGCTGATCGGCGAGAAGGGCATGCGCTTGTCGGGTGGCCAGCGGCAGCGCCTGGCGATCGCGCGCGCCTTGCTCAAGGATGCGCCTATCCTGATCCTCGACGAAGCCACCTCGGCGCTCGACACCCAGTCCGAGCGCCAGGTGCAGGCCGCCCTCGAGCGCCTGATGCAGAACCGCACGACCTTCGTCATCGCGCACCGCCTGTCCACCATCGAAAACGCCGACCGCATCATCGTGATGAGCCACGGCGAGATCGTCGAGGTCGGTACGCACGACGAGCTGCTGGCCAAGGGCGCGCACTACGCGATGCTGCACAAGATGCAGTTCCGCGAGGCCGAGGCCGCCGCCGAATGA
- a CDS encoding glycosyltransferase family 4 protein, with amino-acid sequence MSGPHIALIRQKYNAAGGAERFVSRAIQALTANGAEVTLLTRRWEAIEGMRTIKVDPFYIGNVWRDWGFARAVAKTLEQHRFDLVQSHERLDCCDLYRAGDGVHREWLRQRARHAGWRARVSMRLNPFHAYNQAAERRMFESARLKAVICISEMVKQDILRHFRIDPAKLHVIYNGIDTERYHPRLKAEYRGPVRQSLGIGEDELVLVFVGAGYERKGLATLIRAVHAAKLPVRALVVGKDKHEARYRRLAQQLGVADRVHFLGAQRDARPYYAAGDAFVFPTIYEPFGNVHLEAMAIGLPVIASSAAGGAEFITPGENGEVCEAGDVAGFAAAIDRLESVAHCARLGEAARARVEPYTLARMADEMAALYRRLLGT; translated from the coding sequence ATGAGCGGGCCGCACATCGCGCTGATCCGGCAGAAATACAATGCCGCCGGCGGCGCCGAGCGTTTCGTCTCGCGCGCGATCCAGGCGCTGACCGCCAACGGCGCCGAGGTGACCTTGCTCACGCGGCGCTGGGAGGCGATCGAGGGGATGCGCACGATCAAGGTCGATCCGTTTTACATCGGCAATGTATGGCGCGATTGGGGGTTTGCCCGTGCCGTGGCGAAGACCCTCGAGCAGCATCGCTTCGACCTGGTGCAGTCGCACGAGCGGCTCGACTGCTGCGACCTGTACCGTGCCGGCGACGGCGTCCACCGCGAATGGCTGCGACAGCGTGCCCGCCATGCTGGGTGGCGCGCGCGCGTGTCGATGCGGCTGAATCCGTTCCATGCCTACAACCAGGCCGCCGAGCGGCGCATGTTCGAAAGCGCGCGCCTGAAAGCGGTGATCTGCATCTCCGAGATGGTGAAGCAGGACATCCTGCGTCATTTCCGTATCGACCCGGCCAAGCTGCACGTGATCTACAACGGCATCGATACCGAGCGCTACCACCCGCGCCTGAAAGCCGAGTATCGCGGGCCGGTGCGGCAGTCGCTCGGCATCGGCGAGGATGAGCTGGTGCTGGTGTTCGTCGGCGCGGGCTACGAGCGCAAGGGGCTGGCGACGCTGATCCGTGCCGTGCACGCCGCCAAGTTGCCCGTCCGCGCGCTGGTGGTGGGCAAGGACAAGCACGAGGCCCGTTACCGGCGCCTGGCGCAACAGCTCGGCGTGGCTGACCGGGTGCACTTTCTCGGCGCCCAGCGTGACGCACGCCCTTACTATGCGGCTGGCGATGCCTTCGTTTTCCCGACGATCTACGAGCCCTTCGGCAATGTGCACCTTGAGGCCATGGCCATCGGCCTGCCGGTGATCGCCTCGAGCGCGGCCGGCGGCGCCGAGTTCATCACCCCCGGCGAGAATGGCGAAGTATGCGAGGCGGGGGATGTGGCCGGCTTTGCCGCCGCCATCGACCGGCTCGAATCGGTGGCGCATTGCGCCAGGCTCGGCGAGGCGGCGCGTGCCCGGGTCGAGCCCTATACGCTGGCCCGCATGGCCGACGAAATGGCTGCGCTGTACCGGCGATTGCTCGGTACCTGA
- the rfaQ gene encoding putative lipopolysaccharide heptosyltransferase III, whose protein sequence is MVPDAIPLDQVRRVLVIKLRHHGDVLLTSPLFSVLKAHVPHAEIDALVYADTAPMLAGHPALGELFTTQRKGAGFGAELGLFRRLRARRYDLIIHLTDSSRGAWLARLLKPRWAVSGQYGKPGFWKRSFTHLYPIVGGNRRHTVELHLDALRRIGIYPGLDERRMTLVPGRAAEAKVASWLAEQGIAAGQFIQIHPASRWLFKCWPAERMAALVDRLTGAGHTVVLTGAPDDKERRLIADIESRLAQPVHGLVGALSLKELAALTASARLFVGMDSVPMHIAAAVGTPAVALFGPSGDVEWGPWQVRAEVLTSDHSCRPCGKDGCGGSKRSECLEAIEVGRVFDAATRLLGEAR, encoded by the coding sequence ATGGTTCCTGACGCAATCCCGCTCGACCAGGTCCGGCGCGTGCTGGTGATCAAGCTGCGCCACCACGGCGACGTGCTGCTGACCTCGCCGCTGTTCTCTGTCCTCAAGGCGCACGTGCCCCATGCCGAGATCGACGCGCTGGTGTATGCCGATACCGCGCCAATGCTGGCCGGCCACCCGGCGCTCGGCGAGCTGTTCACCACGCAGCGCAAGGGGGCGGGGTTCGGCGCCGAGCTTGGCCTGTTTCGGCGGCTGCGCGCGCGGCGCTACGACCTGATCATCCATCTCACCGATTCGAGCCGCGGCGCCTGGCTGGCCCGTCTGCTCAAGCCGCGCTGGGCCGTATCGGGCCAGTATGGCAAGCCCGGGTTCTGGAAGCGCAGCTTCACCCATCTCTACCCGATCGTCGGCGGCAACCGCCGCCACACGGTCGAGCTGCACCTCGACGCGCTGCGTCGCATCGGCATCTACCCCGGCCTCGACGAGCGCCGCATGACGCTGGTGCCGGGGCGCGCGGCCGAGGCCAAGGTCGCGTCCTGGCTGGCGGAGCAGGGGATTGCCGCGGGCCAGTTCATCCAGATCCATCCTGCGTCGCGCTGGCTGTTCAAGTGCTGGCCGGCCGAGCGCATGGCGGCATTGGTCGACCGCCTGACCGGGGCCGGCCACACCGTGGTGCTGACCGGCGCGCCCGACGACAAGGAGCGGCGCCTCATCGCCGATATCGAGTCGCGTCTCGCGCAGCCGGTGCATGGCCTGGTCGGGGCGCTCAGCCTCAAGGAGCTGGCGGCACTGACTGCATCCGCCAGGCTGTTCGTCGGCATGGATTCGGTGCCGATGCACATCGCCGCTGCCGTCGGCACGCCGGCCGTGGCCCTGTTCGGCCCCAGCGGGGATGTCGAGTGGGGGCCCTGGCAGGTGCGTGCCGAGGTGCTGACCTCCGACCACAGCTGCCGCCCCTGCGGCAAGGATGGCTGCGGCGGCAGCAAGCGCAGCGAGTGCCTGGAGGCGATCGAGGTCGGCCGCGTGTTCGACGCCGCCACCCGCTTGCTGGGCGAGGCCCGATGA